The stretch of DNA TCTCTAATTTCATTAGTTGAGCTGACAACGCGTGCATTGATAGATTTTGGACTTCCGCGCGAACGATCAATTATCTTTGTTGCAGTTGCTGCATTTCTGCTCGGACTTCCTTCGAGCTTGAATTTAGATTTTCTAATTAATCAAGATTGGGTTTGGGGAGTAGGATTAATTTTAAGCGGAGGATTTATTTCATTCACAATAATTAAGTTTGGCGTTAATCGTTTTAGAGAGGAAATCATCAATGGAGAGGGGAGTGATTACAAAATTGGAAAGTGGTATAATTTCATTGTTGCGGTAATCATTCCGGTTTTAGCGGTTGTATTATTATTATGGTGGATTATCTCTTCATACAGCTGGGAAACTGAATGGTGGAATCCTTTTAGAATAGAATCTGCTGGAACTGCGATCTTGCAATGGATGATTGTATTGTTGCTTTTAATTATCTTCAATAAAAAAATTGTTGCCAGAATAGAAAAGTAATTTTATGTCGAATGACGCGATCATATTTGCCGTTATAACAATAGCAATCATTTGGGGTGGATTGGTTTTTTTTCTATTCAAAGCAATCTCAAAAGAAAGTAAAAAGCATACTTCTGAGTGAAAGCTAACCGAAATATCAAAGAATTTTCCACGCAGATAAACAAAGGAACCTTTCCCGAGCTTGCTTTTATTTTCGGAGAGGAAAATTATTATCTCGACAAAACTCTTGGTTTAATCAAAGAGAAATCAAAAGAACAAAATTGCTCAATTGAGAGTTTCTATCAACACGAAAAAACAATCCAAGAAATTATAGACCTTACTTCCGAAATTTCTCTTTTCGGTGGAAGAAAAATTATTGTAATCAAAGATTTCGGTTCGATGAAGCTGAAAGAAAAGCTAATTCCATATTTTGAGAATCCCTCTCCAGAGACTTCATTGATTTTAGTGGAAAACTCAAAAGTTAATTTGAATCAAAATCAAACCTATAAAAAACTTGCGGCACTAAATTGCGCCTATAATTCTCCCAAACTAAAAGAGGATGAAGTTCTTGAATGGATCGAACGGAGAATCAAGAAAGAAAAAATAAAATCCGATTTTGAGATTATTAATTTATTGTATTCGAGCATTGGAAATAATCTTGCTGAGTTGGATGCCGAATTGAGTAAAATATTTCTTGCACTTGGAGACAGTAAAGAGATTGACAAGGAATCAATAAAATCACTGTTAGTTTCAAGCAGGCAATTCACGATTTTTGATCTTTATAATTCATTGGGAGACAAAAAATTCGATTCTGCTCTGAAAATTGGATTTAACCTCCTAAATGGTGAAGCAACAATGGTTTATATCATTGTTATGCTCACGCGATACTTTACCAGCATTTTAACTTATTCAGAACTCAAGAGAAATTCATCCAATCAGAATGTACTTGCATCAAAAATTGGCTGTCATCCTTATTTTCTGAAGGATTATGAGTCAGCATCGAAACGATATACTTTCAATCAAATATCAAAAATATTCAGTATTCTGCTTCAGAAAGATATTGAACTTAAGTCCACAAGTCTTGATGAGAAAACACTTTTCACACAAATGATAGGGGAATTTGCGATTGCATCAAAAAGCTGAGGGGATTTTTTAGTAACTTTGGAACATAAATTTTCTGATATGGTTAAATGAGCGGTTCTGAGAATAAAAAATTAAAGGATCTTAATGACGAAGATTTGATACTTCATTTCCAAAAGACTGACGACATTGAAGCTTATAATATCCTTGTCGCTCGTTACAAAGATCCATTGATGAATTTCATATACAAATTCCTCGGAAGCCGTGACTTATCTGAAGATGTTTTACAAGAAACATTTTTCAGATTGTATAAAAATAAAAATTATTATACAACTATTGCTAAATTTTCAACTTGGATTTACACAATTGCAGCGAATCTGGCAAAAACAGAATTGCGGAAAAAGAACAGGCGAGTTTTTTTCTCAATTCAAGGAACGAATTTACATGGCGATGACGAAGTCACAGAATTCGAGCTGCCGGATGAATCTTATAGGCCCGATGATTATGCTGATGCTGTTTTCAAAAACAAAATAATATTGAATGCATTGAAAAAAGTTAAGCCCTTATATCGTGAACTTATAATTCTAAGAGATGTTCAGGAACTCTCTTACGAAGAAATTGCTGAGATTACAGGGTTAAACATCGGTACGGTCAAGTCCAGAATTAACCGTGGAAGAGCTCGTTTACAAAAATTATTAAAACATATTTATCATGCATAAAAAATGGAATCAAATATTATCGATAATATTTCTACTGATTTAAGAAATTTACCCAAAATAGCTGCTTCGGAAAATTTTGAACAAAATTTAGCCAATCGAATTGCAGAATATGAAATTTCAAAGCAACCTAACTTTAGGCAGACTTCACCTGTCTTTGGGTTTTTCAAAAATCCAATCTTTGCCCCTGCATTATCTTTGGCCATCGTTACAGTTTTAATTCTCTTTGCAGTTAACGCAAATTCAAATCTTAGGGATGAGGGCTTACTAATGCTTCCCAAAGCCGAATCGAAACTGAGCGAAGATAACTCATTGAAAGACATCCCGATACCAAACAAGATTGTACTTCCAAAGAAAAAAGAGATTGTTGTCGCTCGCAATCGAAATCGCGAACCGATTCAATTAGGCCCGGGCGTGAGTCTTGATCAACCTTTATCAACATCAACAACTCACTTAGAAACAATTGAAACAAATGCAGGTTTTTCTTTTCCAAGTGAACCTACCTTGATTAGAATTCCTCCGCCAGCTCAGTATGGACCTCAAAGAACCGTTGGATTTGAATCGACTACTAATCGGACTCGTGATACAGTTATTTCAAATCTAAGACGGAATAAATAGAAAACCTCCATTTTTTAAGAATTATTGATTATTTCGCTAAATCTCTGCAAAAATTTCGTTTTATGAGAGTTATGGATTGTTTTTAGAAGTATGTTTTGCTATTTTTGAACCCAATTTTGATTAGAAACGGAGATATTATGAAAAAAGGAATTCATCCAGGATATAAAAAATCTACGGTAACATGTGTTTGCGGTAATTCGTTTGTTACTAGATCGACTGTTGGTGATCTAAAATTAGAAATTTGTTCAAGTTGTCATCCATTTTTCACTGGAAAGCAAAAATTAGTTGACTCTGCAGGCCGTGTCGAGAAATTCATGAAGAAATATAAGACACAATCTGCTCAGGAAGCTTAGCATATATTAATTTTAGTAATGTTTTTTTTGAGCTTCTCTTGTCTATCAGTCTTTTATGATAGCAGAGAAGCTCATTCATTTTCTGTAACAATTGCACTCCAAATAATATAAGGACTCACGCAATGCACGTCTGCATATTTGAGGGAATATATTTTGAGCGGCTTCTTCCACTAACTTATTTTCGGCCGACATATGAACTTCGCTGCGGTATCACTTCATTAAAAGATAAAATTCTCAGACACTTTCCAAATTCAAAAGTGACACTTCATTGCAGAAGTTATCTCGCTGATTTTCTTGTGGAGAAAAATCCGGAATACGAAATAAATTTCATAAGCAGCAAAGAATGTTTGTTTGTTAACGGAAGAGTACTGGCAGAAGAGGGTTTTCTGCAAAAATTAGATTTGACTAATCCTAATGATGTGCTATTTGTAAATGGTGAGACTATTGTAGCGGCAAAGGTATCTGGAGAAAAGTTAGAGAACTTAAAAAGTAATTTGCATGATTTATTTACACTTTCAGACTTCGATGGATTGATCAAAAAGCAAATTGATGTGAAGATGATTAATTATTATTGGGATTTAGTTAATAATAATCCATCGCAAATTGCGGCTGACTATAATTTTTTCACTAAGGAAAAAAAGAAAAAGCTTTTAGGGAAAATTTATCAAGGGACTTATTTACTGAATGAAAATGAAATTTTCGTTGATGAAGGAGCATCTGTAAAACCTGGTGTTGTTTTGGATGCAGAATTAGGTCCAATTTTCATTGGAAAAGGTGCAAAACTGATGCCTAATGCTGTGATCGAAGGTCCTTGTTTTATCGGCGAAAATTCGGTTATTAAAATAGGTGCAAAGATTTATGAAGGGACTTCAATTGGCGAAGTATGTAAAGTAGGCGGGGAAGTCGAAAACTCGATCATTCATTCTCACTCAAATAAACAGCATGAAGGATTTCTTGGACATAGTTATCTTGCAATGTGGGTGAATTTGGGAGCTGATACCAACAACAGCGATTTGAAAAACAACTATGGAAGTGTAAAAGTCTTTATAAATGGAGAACTTGTAGATACAGGTTCGTTGTTTGTCGGTCTATCAATGGGAGATCACTCGAAATGTGCAATCAACACAATGTTTAATACTGGAACAAACGTTGGTGTCTCCTGCAATATTTATGGAGCTGGAGTTCCTCCGAAATATATGCCTTCATTTTCCTGGGGAGGCGGCGAAATGATGACAACTTATGCGCTTGATCGCAGTCTGGATGTTGCAAAAAGAGTCATGGGTAGGAGAAAGATAACTATGAGCCCTGCCGAAGAGAAATTGTTTAGAAAGGTTTTTGATTTAACTCGTGAAGAACGGCGTAAAAGAGGAATGCCGAATTAAATTCTGAGTTACCCTTTCTGACTGAAAAGTTGGTTTTAGGTCTATCGTAACTTCAACTGATTTTTATTATCTTGAGAGTGAGTGAAGCATTCTTCCTCACTTTTTTATTTAAGAACCTTATATATGAATTATAAATTGTATGGAAACTTTCAAAAATCTTTATGTCGGACCGCGTGGGATTGCCGTTAAAATTTTAAACCGTGTTGATAGAACTGATGCCTATCTAGATAAATTAGTTGATGTTGAACT from Ignavibacteria bacterium encodes:
- a CDS encoding glucose-1-phosphate thymidylyltransferase, producing MHVCIFEGIYFERLLPLTYFRPTYELRCGITSLKDKILRHFPNSKVTLHCRSYLADFLVEKNPEYEINFISSKECLFVNGRVLAEEGFLQKLDLTNPNDVLFVNGETIVAAKVSGEKLENLKSNLHDLFTLSDFDGLIKKQIDVKMINYYWDLVNNNPSQIAADYNFFTKEKKKKLLGKIYQGTYLLNENEIFVDEGASVKPGVVLDAELGPIFIGKGAKLMPNAVIEGPCFIGENSVIKIGAKIYEGTSIGEVCKVGGEVENSIIHSHSNKQHEGFLGHSYLAMWVNLGADTNNSDLKNNYGSVKVFINGELVDTGSLFVGLSMGDHSKCAINTMFNTGTNVGVSCNIYGAGVPPKYMPSFSWGGGEMMTTYALDRSLDVAKRVMGRRKITMSPAEEKLFRKVFDLTREERRKRGMPN
- a CDS encoding sigma-70 family RNA polymerase sigma factor; its protein translation is MSGSENKKLKDLNDEDLILHFQKTDDIEAYNILVARYKDPLMNFIYKFLGSRDLSEDVLQETFFRLYKNKNYYTTIAKFSTWIYTIAANLAKTELRKKNRRVFFSIQGTNLHGDDEVTEFELPDESYRPDDYADAVFKNKIILNALKKVKPLYRELIILRDVQELSYEEIAEITGLNIGTVKSRINRGRARLQKLLKHIYHA
- the holA gene encoding DNA polymerase III subunit delta; translation: MKANRNIKEFSTQINKGTFPELAFIFGEENYYLDKTLGLIKEKSKEQNCSIESFYQHEKTIQEIIDLTSEISLFGGRKIIVIKDFGSMKLKEKLIPYFENPSPETSLILVENSKVNLNQNQTYKKLAALNCAYNSPKLKEDEVLEWIERRIKKEKIKSDFEIINLLYSSIGNNLAELDAELSKIFLALGDSKEIDKESIKSLLVSSRQFTIFDLYNSLGDKKFDSALKIGFNLLNGEATMVYIIVMLTRYFTSILTYSELKRNSSNQNVLASKIGCHPYFLKDYESASKRYTFNQISKIFSILLQKDIELKSTSLDEKTLFTQMIGEFAIASKS
- a CDS encoding MetS family NSS transporter small subunit encodes the protein MSNDAIIFAVITIAIIWGGLVFFLFKAISKESKKHTSE
- the rpmE gene encoding 50S ribosomal protein L31, whose protein sequence is MKKGIHPGYKKSTVTCVCGNSFVTRSTVGDLKLEICSSCHPFFTGKQKLVDSAGRVEKFMKKYKTQSAQEA